One window from the genome of Musa acuminata AAA Group cultivar baxijiao chromosome BXJ1-4, Cavendish_Baxijiao_AAA, whole genome shotgun sequence encodes:
- the LOC135643427 gene encoding zinc finger CCCH domain-containing protein 24-like: MCGGPERIRPSPLSLSSPTPSSQEEQQQHAPGLGMNHLAVETDDFSSSLLELAANDDVDAFRQSLDRDPSAINEAGLWYSRRKGSNQMVLEHRTPLMVAATYGSLSVLKLIVSLPSVDVNRVSGPGNATALHCAASGGSSDAVDAVKILLAAGADPTLVDANGNRAADVIAVPPRLPDVKNVIGQLLGRCSDISGGGFDRHHPPLSVTTSSSNSTSPPRSLSPDEEGSPSARSTSSPPTAKYPDLTVTVSERKEYPVDPTLPDIKNSIYATDEFRMFSFKIRPCSRAYSHDWTECPFAHPGENARRRDPRKYHYSCVPCPDFRKGSCRRGDMCEYAHGVFESWLHPAQYRTRICKDGTSCARRVCFFAHTDDELRPLYMSTGSAVSSPRASTASVEMAAALGFMPGSPSSVSAGMSAFTPPMSPLANGIGHSSLAWPQPNVPMLNLPVSNLQASRLRSSLSAREMPVDDQLVMSEFDKQQLLNDWCQSRLSSSTANHSVRTKAMNPSNLDDLFSAEITSSPRYNSDQGCIFSPSHKTAILNHFQQQQNLLSPINTGVPTVKATDAQQLPVHSSLLQASLNISSPGFMSPRSMEPVSPLSSRLAVLSQRERQQQTLRSLSSRDFGPISSPILDSPTNLSWSKWASPSGIPDWGVNGEELGLLRRSSSFELRGTGDEPDLSWVHSLVRDTPPEKMVSAAVAPAGPSDLPAIGVESSNSKGEMDGHDQAVVLGAWLDNMQLDQIIT; the protein is encoded by the coding sequence ATGTGCGGTGGTCCGGAGCGCATAAGACCGTCCCCCTTGTCTTTGTCGTCGCCGACTCCATCCTCACAGGAAGAACAGCAGCAACACGCTCCGGGCCTCGGAATGAATCACCTCGCCGTCGAGACCGATGACTTCTCTTCAAGCCTTCTTGAGCTCGCTGCCAACGATGACGTGGACGCGTTCCGGCAGTCCCTCGATCGCGATCCATCGGCCATCAACGAAGCCGGCCTCTGGTACAGCCGCAGAAAGGGCTCCAACCAGATGGTGCTCGAGCACCGGACTCCCTTGATGGTGGCCGCCACGTACGGCAGCCTCAGTGTCCTCAAGCTCATAGTCTCCCTACCTTCCGTTGACGTCAACCGTGTCTCGGGCCCCGGCAACGCCACCGCGCTCCACTGTGCCGCTTCCGGCGGTTCCTCGGATGCTGTCGATGCTGTGAAGATCCTCCTTGCGGCTGGTGCCGATCCCACTTTGGTCGATGCCAATGGAAACCGCGCGGCTGACGTCATTGCGGTGCCTCCCAGGCTGCCTGATGTGAAGAATGTCATCGGACAACTTCTTGGAAGGTGCAGCGATATCTCGGGTGGTGGCTTCGATCGCCATCATCCTCCCCTTAGTGTGACGACCAGCTCGTCAAACTCCACTTCGCCACCCCGTTCTTTGTCCCCTGACGAGGAGGGTTCTCCATCGGCCCGCTCGACTTCCTCTCCTCCGACAGCGAAGTACCCTGACCTTACAGTGACTGTGTCGGAGAGGAAAGAGTATCCAGTTGACCCGACTCTCCCGGATATCAAGAACAGCATATATGCCACGGATGAGTTCCGCATGTTCTCGTTCAAGATCCGCCCCTGCTCTCGTGCGTATTCCCATGACTGGACGGAGTGCCCCTTTGCCCATCCTGGTGAGAATGCTCGGCGGCGCGACCCGAGGAAGTACCACTATAGCTGCGTCCCGTGCCCTGACTTCCGGAAGGGGTCGTGCCGGAGGGGAGATATGTGCGAGTACGCACATGGGGTCTTTGAGTCCTGGCTTCACCCAGCGCAGTACCGCACTAGGATCTGCAAGGATGGCACCAGCTGTGCTCGCCGGGTCTGTTTCTTTGCGCACACGGATGACGAACTCCGTCCACTTTATATGTCCACTGGCTCTGCTGTTTCTTCTCCCAGAGCATCAACTGCTTCAGTGGAGATGGCAGCTGCGCTGGGGTTCATGCCTGGGTCACCGTCTTCGGTTTCTGCTGGTATGTCTGCCTTCACGCCACCCATGTCCCCTTTGGCCAATGGTATTGGACACTCTTCGTTGGCTTGGCCTCAGCCGAATGTGCCCATGCTGAATCTTCCTGTAAGCAATCTTCAGGCTAGCAGGCTGCGGTCGTCTCTGAGTGCAAGAGAGATGCCAGTGGACGACCAATTAGTAATGTCTGAGTTTGATAAGCAGCAGCTGTTGAATGACTGGTGCCAATCTCGTCTGAGCTCTTCTACTGCAAATCATTCTGTTCGAACCAAAGCTATGAACCCCTCAAACCTTGATGACCTTTTTTCAGCCGAGATCACCTCATCTCCAAGGTATAACTCTGATCAGGGGTGTATTTTTTCTCCATCTCACAAGACTGCTATACTAAATCATTTCCAGCAGCAGCAGAACTTGCTCTCACCCATTAATACAGGTGTGCCTACGGTGAAGGCCACTGATGCTCAGCAGCTACCTGTTCATTCATCTCTCTTACAGGCCTCCCTTAATATCTCATCTCCTGGTTTCATGTCTCCACGAAGCATGGAGCCTGTTTCTCCATTGAGTTCTCGCCTGGCTGTTCTTTCacagagggagaggcagcagcagacaCTTCGGAGCCTGAGCTCCCGTGATTTTggtcccatatcatctcctattctggATTCTCCCACTAACTTGTCATGGTCCAAGTGGGCATCTCCATCTGGTATACCTGATTGGGGAGTGAATGGTGAAGAGCTGGGACTTCTCAGACGATCATCTTCCTTCGAGTTACGAGGAACTGGGGATGAGCCTGATCTCTCATGGGTCCATTCACTAGTGAGGGATACACCGCCTGAGAAAATGGTTTCTGCTGCAGTGGCTCCTGCAGGGCCTTCTGACTTGCCTGCCATTGGTGTTGAAAGTTCAAATTCAAAAGGTGAGATGGATGGGCATGATCAAGCTGTGGTACTTGGTGCATGGCTTGATAACATGCAGCTTGATCAGATCATAACTTAG
- the LOC103980807 gene encoding calcium-dependent protein kinase 20, which translates to MGNCCAVPVDPETTTTKNKKKEKRPNPFSISYLRGPAPTLVVLKEPTGRDIESRYDLGQELGRGEFGVTCLCTDKATGEHFACKSISKKKLRTAVDVEDVRREVEIMRHLPSHPNIVSLKDTYEDDTAVHLVMELCEGGELFDRIVARGHYTERAAAMVMRTIVEVVQNCHKYGVMHRDLKPENFLFGSKKENAPLKAIDFGLSVFFKPGERFTEIVGSPYYMAPEVLKRDYGPEVDVWSAGVILYILLCGVPPFWAESEQGIARAIIRSVIDFKRDPWPKISDTAKDLVKRMLDPDPKRRLTAQEVLDHPWLQNANKAPNVNLGETVRSRLQQFSVMNKLKKKALRVVAEHLSVEEVADIKNMFEKMDVNKKGQITLEELKYGLHKLGHHITDADVIILMEAADADGNGSLDYGEFVAVSIHLKKIGNDEHLHKAFQYFDQNKSGYIEIEELRDCLADDLGPNHEEVINSIIRDVDTDKDGKISYDEFAAMMKAGTDWRKASRQYSRERFNSLSSKLMKDGSLQPKSEGS; encoded by the exons ATGGGGAATTGCTGCGCCGTCCCCGTTGATccggagacgacgacgacgaagaataagaagaaggagaagaggccgAACCCTTTCTCTATCAGTTACCTCCGCGGACCCGCACCCACCCTCGTCGTCCTCAAGGAACCCACCGGCCGGGACATCGAGAGCCGGTACGATCTCGGCCAGGAGCTCGGCCGCGGGGAGTTCGGCGTCACATGCCTCTGCACCGACAAGGCCACGGGGGAGCACTTCGCCTGCAAGTCCATCTCCAAGAAGAAGCTGCGCACGGCGGTGGACGTCGAGGATGTGAGGAGGGAGGTGGAGATCATGCGGCATTTGCCGAGCCACCCAAATATCGTGAGCCTCAAGGACACCTATGAGGACGACACCGCGGTCCACCTCGTCATGGAGCTTTGCGAAGGAGGGGAGCTGTTCGATCGGATTGTTGCGAGGGGGCATTACACCGAACGGGCCGCTGCCATGGTCATGCGAACAATTGTTGAAGTGGTGCAG AATTGTCACAAGTATGGGGTGATGCACCGCGACCTCAAACCAGAGAACTTCTTGTTTGGAAGCAAAAAGGAAAATGCCCCTCTGAAAGCCATCGATTTTGGGTTGTCTGTATTTTTTAAGCCAG GTGAGCGCTTTACTGAGATAGTTGGCAGTCCTTACTACATGGCTCCAGAGGTTTTAAAGCGAGATTATGGCCCAGAAGTTGATGTCTGGAGTGCAGGAGTTATCCTATACATCCTGCTTTGTGGTGTGCCACCATTTTGGGCAG AATCAGAGCAAGGCATCGCACGAGCAATAATCCGCTCGGTAATTGATTTCAAAAGAGACCCATGGCCAAAGATTTCTGATACTGCCAAAGACCTTGTCAAGCGGATGCTTGATCCAGATCCTAAGAGACGTTTGACAGCTCAggaagttcttg ATCACCCTTGGCTGCAAAATGCCAACAAGGCTCCCAATGTTAATCTTGGTGAAACTGTTCGTTCAAGACTCCAGCAATTTTCGGTGAtgaataaattaaaaaagaaagctcTTAGG GTGGTGGCTGAACATTTATCTGTGGAGGAGGTTGCTGACATAAAGAATATGTTTGAGAAGATGGATGTAAACAAGAAAGGGCAAATAACACTAGAGGAgttaaaatatggtttgcataagCTGGGACACCATATTACTGATGCAGATGTCATAATACTAATGGAAGCC GCTGATGCTGATGGAAACGGCTCCCTGGACTATGGAGAATTTGTTGCCGTCTCCATCCACCTAAAAAAGATTGGAAATGATGAACACCTGCACAAGGCCTTTCAATACTTTGATCAAAATAAGAGTGGATATATAGAAATCGAAGAGCTCAGGGACTGTTTGGCTGATGACTTGGGTCCGAATCATGAAGAAGTGATTAATTCCATCATTCGTGACGTAGACACAGACAAG GACGGAAAAATAAGTTACGATGAGTTTGCAGCGATGATGAAGGCAGGTACGGATTGGAGGAAGGCATCAAGACAGTATTCAAGGGAGAGGTTCAATAGCCTAAGCTCGAAACTAATGAAGGATGGATCTTTACAGCCGAAAAGTGAGGGTAGTTGA